A stretch of uncultured Fretibacterium sp. DNA encodes these proteins:
- a CDS encoding Rrf2 family transcriptional regulator, with protein MKLSTTTRYGLRALSDLCAQGDEGPVAVSDIARRQDIPANYLEQLFARLRRGDILRSVRGAQGGYLLARPAGEITVAEIVDALGESITFGDCQTEVGCDQMASCPTFSLWRKVRDSIDEILKATTLEDLVRNRTLFQDEGEEL; from the coding sequence GTGAAGTTGTCGACCACCACACGATATGGTCTGCGGGCTCTGTCCGACCTCTGTGCTCAGGGCGACGAAGGGCCTGTCGCCGTGAGCGACATCGCTCGGCGTCAGGATATTCCCGCCAACTACCTGGAGCAGCTCTTCGCCAGATTGCGGCGAGGAGACATTCTCCGCAGTGTGCGTGGCGCTCAGGGAGGATACCTTCTGGCACGCCCTGCCGGGGAGATCACCGTGGCGGAGATCGTCGATGCTCTGGGGGAGTCCATCACCTTCGGAGACTGTCAGACGGAGGTGGGGTGTGATCAGATGGCCAGTTGCCCGACGTTTTCCCTGTGGCGGAAGGTTCGGGATTCGATCGACGAGATACTGAAAGCGACGACTTTGGAGGACCTCGTTCGGAACAGAACGCTTTTTCAGGATGAAGGGGAGGAACTTTGA
- a CDS encoding DUF3798 domain-containing protein, which produces MSLTALSEPALAQADFHIGLMTGTVSAAEDSLRGAESLINRYGSAENGGMILHVTYPDQFISEMETTIGQIVGLADDPKVKVIVVSHGIPGTTEGFRRVRERRPDIILFVGEAHEDLNVIASAADLVVNADSFSRGYLIPLAAKEVGAKKFVHISFPRHMSFETLGRRRAIMEEACRDLGISFYAESAPDPLGDAGVAGAQQFILEKMPVWLKKYGKDTAFLCTNYTHIEPMLMRVIEQGGYVVDLFSPIMGLPGALGIDLSKEKGNWPAILKKVEHSVVEAGAGGRIGTGAFSYDYTNVVALAEFGKRCIEGKARLESLTDLRACYELHTPGAHWSAIHYIDAGTGVRLKNVVLVNQDIYILGRGYFGITETKVPEKYFRVGAFPKQCDGVNAQRR; this is translated from the coding sequence ATGTCCCTCACCGCTCTTTCGGAGCCCGCCCTCGCACAGGCCGATTTTCACATCGGGCTTATGACGGGAACCGTCTCCGCCGCAGAGGACTCCCTCCGAGGAGCGGAGAGCCTGATCAACCGCTATGGAAGCGCGGAAAATGGAGGCATGATCCTCCATGTGACCTATCCCGACCAGTTCATCTCCGAGATGGAGACCACCATCGGCCAGATTGTGGGGCTCGCCGACGACCCCAAGGTGAAGGTGATCGTCGTCAGCCACGGAATCCCCGGGACGACGGAGGGTTTTCGCCGCGTCCGGGAACGGCGTCCCGACATCATCCTCTTCGTCGGGGAGGCCCATGAGGACCTGAACGTCATTGCCTCCGCCGCGGATCTGGTGGTGAACGCGGACAGCTTCAGCCGCGGCTACCTGATCCCCCTGGCCGCCAAGGAGGTCGGGGCCAAAAAATTCGTCCACATCTCCTTTCCGCGTCACATGAGCTTCGAGACCCTGGGGCGCAGGCGCGCCATCATGGAGGAGGCCTGCCGGGACCTTGGAATCTCCTTCTACGCCGAGTCGGCGCCCGATCCGCTCGGCGACGCCGGGGTGGCCGGCGCCCAGCAGTTCATCCTGGAGAAGATGCCCGTCTGGCTGAAGAAATACGGCAAGGATACGGCCTTTTTGTGCACCAACTACACTCATATCGAGCCCATGCTCATGCGGGTCATCGAGCAGGGGGGCTACGTGGTCGATCTGTTCTCTCCGATCATGGGGCTGCCAGGGGCGCTGGGAATAGACCTCTCGAAGGAGAAGGGAAACTGGCCCGCCATCCTGAAAAAGGTGGAGCATTCCGTGGTGGAGGCCGGCGCCGGCGGGCGCATTGGGACAGGGGCGTTCTCCTACGACTACACGAACGTCGTTGCCCTGGCGGAGTTCGGAAAACGCTGCATTGAAGGCAAGGCGCGTCTCGAAAGCCTGACCGACCTGCGCGCGTGTTACGAGCTTCACACCCCGGGCGCCCATTGGAGCGCCATACATTATATCGACGCAGGGACAGGCGTTCGTCTGAAAAACGTGGTGCTGGTCAACCAGGACATCTACATCTTGGGACGCGGCTACTTCGGCATCACGGAGACGAAGGTGCCGGAAAAATATTTTCGGGTAGGCGCCTTCCCCAAGCAGTGCGACGGCGTCAATGCGCAGCGGCGCTGA